From a region of the Acidimicrobiales bacterium genome:
- a CDS encoding mechanosensitive ion channel family protein yields MNFAVTIRAQDVDVEQISSAINGDGLGPWDYAQAVIIFAAALVLSRLVKLAVKRLVSRGRADAFLGDLLGRVTGYVIITFGLVYALESLGIAVGPVLGALGIIGIAVAFALQDILENFVAGIILQVRRPFGPDDEIVADGQEGRVLAIDARTVTVRTPDGETVRIPSASVIKNPITNHTQLGRRRTTVAVGVAYGTDLRHATEVTRSAVVGCSGVLDTPRVEVYVEGFGSSSIDLAVRYWHQPSIAELWRVRHNVNVAIAEAYEEAGIEIPFPQRVLHFPPDSANIDDQQR; encoded by the coding sequence TTGAACTTCGCGGTCACCATTCGAGCCCAGGACGTAGACGTCGAGCAGATCTCGTCTGCGATCAATGGTGACGGGCTGGGCCCTTGGGACTACGCCCAAGCGGTCATCATCTTCGCCGCGGCGCTGGTGCTGTCGCGGCTGGTGAAGTTGGCGGTCAAGCGGCTGGTCAGCCGCGGCCGGGCCGACGCGTTCCTGGGCGACCTGCTCGGACGTGTCACCGGCTACGTCATCATCACCTTTGGTCTGGTCTATGCGCTGGAGTCGTTGGGAATCGCGGTTGGTCCAGTGCTTGGCGCCCTCGGCATCATCGGCATTGCCGTGGCGTTCGCCCTTCAGGACATCCTCGAGAACTTCGTCGCCGGCATCATCTTGCAGGTTCGGCGCCCGTTCGGCCCCGACGACGAGATCGTGGCCGACGGCCAAGAGGGTCGGGTGTTGGCCATCGATGCGCGTACCGTCACCGTGCGCACACCCGACGGCGAGACGGTGCGCATTCCCAGCGCGTCCGTCATCAAGAACCCGATCACCAACCACACCCAGTTGGGTCGTCGGCGCACCACGGTGGCCGTCGGCGTCGCCTATGGCACCGACCTCCGCCACGCCACCGAGGTGACCCGCTCCGCGGTCGTCGGTTGCAGTGGCGTGCTCGACACTCCCCGGGTCGAGGTCTACGTCGAGGGGTTCGGCTCGTCGTCGATCGACCTGGCCGTGCGCTATTGGCACCAGCCCAGCATCGCCGAACTGTGGCGAGTCAGGCACAACGTCAATGTGGCCATCGCCGAGGCCTACGAAGAAGCCGGAATCGAGATCCCGTTCCCCCAACGGGTGCTGCACTTTCCGCCCGATTCCGCAAACATCGACGACCAGCAGCGCTAG
- a CDS encoding flavin reductase family protein, translated as MTEADLPDELINRVTWKIPNALALVGSAAGGRRNAMTTSWITQVSMEPVMIAVGVDNSAVTHQLISEGGSFTVNLWDADNTRVFVKFSKPAEDDGTSLNGWPVHSEATGAPVFDDALAWMDCQVRQSYDMGTHTLFVGELVAADIVDDEKRVASMSDTRMKYGGVKRH; from the coding sequence ATGACCGAGGCCGACCTCCCAGACGAGCTCATCAACCGGGTCACCTGGAAGATCCCCAACGCTCTCGCGCTGGTCGGGTCGGCCGCCGGGGGCCGACGCAATGCCATGACCACCAGCTGGATCACGCAGGTGTCGATGGAACCGGTGATGATCGCCGTGGGCGTCGACAACAGCGCCGTTACGCACCAGCTGATCTCCGAGGGCGGCTCGTTCACCGTCAACTTGTGGGATGCCGACAACACCAGGGTGTTCGTCAAGTTCTCGAAGCCGGCCGAAGACGACGGCACATCGCTTAACGGGTGGCCGGTGCACTCCGAAGCCACGGGTGCCCCGGTGTTCGACGACGCCTTGGCCTGGATGGACTGCCAGGTGCGCCAGAGCTACGACATGGGCACCCACACGCTGTTCGTCGGCGAGCTGGTCGCAGCCGACATCGTCGACGACGAGAAGCGGGTCGCTTCGATGTCCGACACCCGCATGAAGTACGGCGGGGTCAAGCGGCATTGA
- a CDS encoding (2Fe-2S)-binding protein, translated as MIVCHCAVVSDSDIRDAVAAGATTYDEVASKCWVGFDCGTCRPIVESLVEAPVVPAVGEAV; from the coding sequence ATGATCGTTTGCCACTGTGCTGTCGTGAGCGACTCCGACATTCGCGATGCCGTCGCGGCGGGCGCCACGACCTACGACGAGGTGGCATCCAAGTGCTGGGTCGGCTTCGACTGTGGCACGTGTCGACCCATCGTCGAGTCGCTGGTCGAGGCACCGGTCGTTCCGGCCGTCGGCGAAGCGGTATAG
- the bfr gene encoding bacterioferritin: MKGSPKIIEFLNEALTAELTAVNQYFAHYKLCENWGFTKLAAKYREESIEEMTDAEKLIDRILMLDGMPNLQRLGHVMVGETPLEQFQVDKALEEAAIERYRRGVVLALEEGDPGTRELLEGLVVAEEEHLDWIETQLNVIEQIGIERYLQSSI, translated from the coding sequence ATGAAGGGATCACCGAAGATCATCGAGTTCCTGAACGAGGCTCTCACCGCAGAGCTGACGGCCGTGAACCAGTATTTCGCCCACTACAAGCTCTGCGAGAACTGGGGTTTCACGAAGCTCGCGGCCAAGTACCGCGAAGAGTCGATCGAGGAGATGACCGACGCCGAGAAGCTGATCGATCGCATCTTGATGCTCGACGGCATGCCCAACCTGCAGAGGCTGGGACACGTGATGGTGGGTGAGACACCGCTAGAACAATTCCAGGTCGACAAGGCCCTCGAGGAGGCGGCGATCGAGCGCTACAGGCGCGGTGTTGTGCTGGCCTTGGAAGAGGGCGACCCAGGCACTCGCGAACTGCTGGAAGGCCTGGTCGTCGCCGAAGAAGAGCACCTCGACTGGATCGAGACCCAGCTGAACGTCATCGAGCAGATCGGCATCGAGCGCTATCTGCAGTCGAGCATCTGA